A region of the Equus quagga isolate Etosha38 chromosome 11, UCLA_HA_Equagga_1.0, whole genome shotgun sequence genome:
AACTTCTCCTTTAGGGGGGTCTTCAACAGAGCAGTAACATAATGACTATTTTAGGAAAGTTAGCCCTGACAGTGGTTTTGTTCAGTTAAATGAGTATATAAAATGCTAGTCCAGGTGAGATACTGAGAGGCTGTTGAGTAAAGGAACATGAATGAGAAATCGGCTCTGCCCTAGAAGAGCTTCCGTTAAGTGAAggagacaagaaaaagacaactgtAATACAGCATGCCTCAAAAGAGGCAAGCGCCTGAATTCAGAAGAGGCAATCAGAGCATTCAGGGAAGGTTTCTGGAGACGGTGATGCCTGAGTGAAACCCTGAAGGATGGTAGCTGGGCAAAGGtgcagaggaagaagggactaaaaaactccaggcagagggagggcaaTGAGTAAAACATCTGAACAGTCCGGTATCGATGGACAGACAACTAGAcaggggaggctggaggcaggcGCGGCCTCTCCCAGGCCCTTTTACCTCTTCCAGGGAGCACGGGCGTTTTAAGTAGGTAAATGGTACGACTAGATTTCATGTCCATAGATCATTCTGGCTGCAATTTAAGGTATGTTTGGGGAAGCCAGGAGACCTGTTAGGAGGATATGGATGAGGAGTGCGTGAACTCGAGCAGTGATGGCatatggaaaggaaaggagggattCAAGGGGAAAATCAGCTGGACTTGATGGCTGACTAGATAGGTGAGGTAACGCAAGTCAAGAATGACTGCAAGTCTCTGGCGTGGGTGAAGAGTGATTCCTTAAGGGAGAAGAATTCGAGAGGAGCCGGCTTAGGGAGAGATAAGGCACTCTACGTTGGCAATACTGATGCTGAAGTGTCTGAAAGGCATCCAAGTGGAGACGTGGGCTGGAGATACTAAGCTGACATTGGGTGTGTCTAGGGAAGGGGATGGAGACACAAGGAAAGTCGTTTGGCAGGTGGTGGTGCTAATCCAGATGATTGGGAATCAGGGCTTCCAAGTGGAAATGGCTCTTCTGCCATTGTGTTTCAAATCTGGAGGTCTCATGCGGTGTGGATGACAGCAAGGGGGATACACACTTTGGTTTGAAGGATGTCTGAGGCCCTGTCATGGCATAAGACAGGAGACTTCCACAGGGTGCCTGAAGTCTCCCAAAGAGCTGACACTAGGGGTCGACTGACCTAACGTCGGGCTCCCACACGGGTGATAATCCGCGCAGATTCCCCTCACCTGGTCCGCAAAATAGATCTTCTGCTTGCCGTACGTCTTCTCTTTGATCTTGCCCTGCTGGGCCAGCTGCTCCAGCGCCTTCACCACcgccttggggggggggggggggggggaggacacAACCGGAGGCGTGACCCCGGGCTGGGACGGGGGGATTTCAGCGACGGGGGCGCGCCCGACAAGCCTTAGGGAACCCAAGGCTAGAATGGCAGCCTCGAGAGGGCAGGACCCGAAGCGGGTTGGAGGGGTCCCAAGGAGAGGAATCCCAGGAGAGGGTCCTCACCGCCTTGCCCAGTCCGTGTTCCCGCTGCAGGTTCCCGAACACGTCCTGGGCGCTGTAGGGCCGGTTCTGCTCCTGCAGGTACCTCAGGAGAATGCCGGGGGCTAccgggggaggaggcagggcaggcgTCACTCCGCCGACCCCTCACCCGCTCCCCGACCCCGGGTCTTCCCCGCGCGTACGGCCCCGTCACCTCCCGCTGCAGCTTCTGCCCGGCCTTTGCTCATTGTCTTTCCCGCCGCCAAACTCCGACAGCCGGAGGTTGCGGTTGCTCGCGGCAACGGCTCCTTCCGGCGCCGGGAAGGGCGGGCTTCAGGCAGTGATTGGCGGAAAGGGAAGTCTTCGCGAGGAACGAAGCGACCCTCCCCGGCCGCCGTAGTTCATCTCGGCTCGGAGCTCGAGCGCCGGTCCGATTCCCTGCAGTCCTGGTGTGTGCGGAGGCGGCGGCGCGCTCGCTTCCAACCTCTCCCTTCCTGCCCGTGGAAACGAAGGCTGTCGTAAATCACGCCTTGAAGTTTCGAGACCCAGTTCCAGGGGCAGCTGAGCACTCGTGACAGTGAGCTGGGTCGTGTTCGAACGGGAAGAAACCGCAGAATTAACTTCCGCTGGGCAAGCGACTAGCTCAAGATCCCAGAGCTAGTTACCAACGGGGACGTGTCCTATCCCACGGTCCAGTGCGCTTTCCGTCGGTTAGtctcatcatttgtaaaataggaacaaGAAATGCAGAAGGGTGGTTGTGAGGCGTTAATAGCCTGCGCAGGCGCCCTGGAAAGAGCATAACGCCACCCTCCTTTGCCCGTTACCGGGCTTCGCACACAGGGGGCGCTCCACGCACGCTATGGTTTGAACACCAAGGAAGGGGAAGGTTGGGAGGGGGCTACTCTTAAGCCACAAAGCTTGTAGAAAAGTTTCCTGTTGGCCGAGTCACTCTTATGGCAACACCTGGCAGGTGCTTTCCACTTCTGGCCACAGTGGCCAATGGGACAAAGCCTGAAATAAGTATTTCTAGTTTCTGAGGTCAGCTGAAGGCCAAAGAGCAGCTGTCCCTACAGCTCAAACCATCCGGGAGGGGCATGGTGCTTTTTAAAGCCCTTTGTTACCGAAAACGTCTTTAGCCTTTGAAACATGTACTTGTCTTCACACGTTTAGGGGACACTATTAAGAACTAGAAAtgatggggggccggcccagtgattaagttcctgcgctccactttggcgaccctgcagtttgctggttcagatcctggttggggaccaacacactgctcatcaagccatgctgtggctgcatcccacatagcagacctggaagaacttacaactaggatatacaactatgtgctggggctttggggagaaaaaagaagaaaggaggaagattggcaacagatgttagctcaaggccaatcttcctcacacacacacacaaaaagaattagaaatgatGGAACTGCAAACTAGATGCTAGCCAAAAGTGCCACTTATGCTTATGCCTGGGCTCtcctggggaagggaagtggCCTCACACCCTAAGGAAAAATAGGGATGGGCAGTGGTCCCTCACACCTGGACTTCCTCTTCTGAGACTGTCACCTCCTCAAATTAATTTACATCTCAGATTAACAAGGAAGACCTATCAAGAGTAGGACACCATTCAACATCAGTCTCTTAAAGATTGTTCTCATACAAGATTTATTTCCCCAGTACCCCTCCCACTCGTATCCCCACCCCAGTTCACAGTGGAGGACTAAGGAGATGCAGAGCAGGATCCCCCAGGTACAAGAAACACCTTCCAAAGAttttgctctccttccttccccccctCTTGCCAACTCCCAAGGCCTGAAGCTACACACACTCTTGCAAACACACAAAATCCCACTCACTTCCCACACCCTCCCTTTTTTTCCCACATCAGAGCTCACCTGTAAGACATCTGGGCTCTGAGGTGAGAGGTGTCCAAAGTCTGTTTGAGAATCCTAAAGTGGGGGATGCCATTACCCCTAACCTTCACACAAAGGTAAGTGACTATGAAACAGGCACCTAgcttctctcccttctcactGGTAACTGTTTTCACTCCCTGACCTCTACCTTGTCCATCAGCCAAGAGCAAACATGTTAGCACATCCCACCTGCAGCACACGGAAACGGGCTCTGTCCAACATCCCTCACCCAGGCATGGGGATGTTGGGGGAGTGGTCCCTGAGGATCAGCAAAGGGTTAATGCAGAGGGAAAGAGGATAGAAGAGTGTAGTTTGAGCTCTGATTGGGGAGGTAGAGAGGGGCTGTAGGCTGGCATAGGTTTAGCGCTAAttactattttcagtttttgtctcacATGATTTTACTAGGGGCAGTAGAACAGATACCCCTTAGAGGGGTCTCTGCAGATTACAGACACTTTCTCGCTAACTGGGCCCTGCCAAGTTGGGAAGcagttgaaaataaaagtgttaaagGAGCTGAACAGGAAGTGAGAATAGCTGGTGCAAGAAGAGCTGGTGGCTCCTGGGATGAATGCCACTGAGCCATTTGTAAAGTGCTACTTTGACATCCCCCATGGAATTATTGCTTCTCCAAGGGAGGAGCAGGGGAAGGAACAGGAATATGGAAACGGGTATGGTATGGTATTGCTTTGCTCATTGCTCAGGCTGATGGTCAAATGGAGCCAGGGGTTAACAGCACCAAAGATTACCAGGCAGCTCCAGAAGATTCAGTGAGACCATGAGATATAGAGACACTCACCCTCCCAGCCAGCTGTCCCCATGGCCCAAGGTAATGTAGATGAGGCCCACCCCCACATCGTGTTCACATTTCTTAAATTTCACAAGCAATATTTTGGAGCACTGGGGGTTAGGCCTGAAGAAATGAGgatgggctggggcagagggagcaagCCTGCTCTGCAGAACCAAAGGACAAGCTTgcttagaaaaagacaaatcaaatcATGGCTtagcaaaagaggaggaggagagtgtaACTCTTCCAGCTGCTGCCTGACTTGGAGCTCTAGGGAGGTGAGGAAAGGAGGCAGAACAGAAAGGGCTCTTCTATCACTGAGGGCCCTCAAGCACCCATACCTAGAAGCAAACAGCAGCACCCCCTCAAAGGGGAACCAATAGCCCTGACTACTTTGTTCCCCAAAAGTACCATCCTGATGGAGAAAGCCTCCCTTGGGGGAGCACACTCTCACTTCAGTGACTGAGCTCAGAAATGGGTAGCCAGCTCGTAGCAGGGGAGTGAGTATCCTCTCTCAATAGGCCTCTGAGCATCAGCCAGGCCACCCAGCATACAAATATAACTCAGGGGATGGGACCTGGGTTCCTCCTTTACCCCTTCACCTTAAGTGGGATGGGCggaaaaaaaatgctaaaccACAGTGTCCCCCAAAAGGAGTCTTTGCCTCAGTGGCTCCTGGAACTGGCAGGGTCCAGCTGATTCAGCTCTGACTGGTCCAAGAGTTCAAAGTCATCCCCCTCAGCATCAGTGTCCAGGTCTGAACTGGGGGCCTGGAGTAAGCCTCTTGTTGCTCTCCGGGGAGGTGGGCCAGAAGGGCCTGGCTGGGAGGCCCCTGCCAGGGCCAGCTGGATCATGCCCTGGGAGACCAGGTTGGCAAGGTTGCTGGTGAGGTTGGATCCTGCAGGCAGGGCACCAAGCAGGAGCTCTGGCAGTGCAGCCTCCTCCCGGCTGGCAAGCGGTACCTGGGGCTCCTCAGCCCCTGGTGGGGAACGGTACATCAAGCTGGGCATCCCAATGCTGGTATCGTCCTCATCATCCAGGCCAGCAGGATCCACATTAATGGAAGGGAAGTCTGGAAGGTCTCTGGCAAAGGATTCCTCTGGATCACTGTGACCATCTAGGTCTGGGAGAATAGAGGGGTGTCTGAGACATGGCAACTGCCTGGCCCTCCTGTGCCCCAGCCCCATAAAGTCAGCCCCATGTAACCAGTTTTTCACCCTGGATTTATGAGGGTGAAGCAAAACCCGTGGGCCTGCCAGCTTTCCCCCTCCACTTAGAGATTGCTGCGATCTCTACTGGCCAGAGAACTCCCTGTCTTTTCCTCCACCATGCCCCCAGTGAGCCTAGAACTGAGGTTACTAAGGCACAGGTAAAATCCTTTCCTTGAGGATTTCAAGGAGAGCAGAGTGCCATCCTGGCTGTAGCCATTTCCCTAAGGCTGCTCTGCCACCTGATCCACGGCTCAAAAaacaggagaggaggggagctggcgcggtggtgcagcggttaagtttgcacattctgcttctcggcagtccggggttcgccagttcggatcccaggtgcggacatggcactgcttggcacgccatgctgtggtaggcgtcccacatataaagtagaggaagatgggtacggatgttaactcagggccagccttcctcagcaaaaagaggaggactggcagtagttagctcagggctaatcttcctcaaaaaaaagagaaaaaacaggagaGGGGCAGAATCCCCTCTGCCCGGGGAAGCTGAGAGGCAACAGTCAGAGCCATAACTCAAGTCCAAGGTTCCCCTCACCTTCAGAGCCTTCTGTCAGAGGTGTTTGGCCCCGTGAAAGATTGAATGTGCCATTGTCTGTACAGGAGACCTCAGCATCCGAGTGCTCAGAGTCTGTGATGGCCAATTCCCTGGCAACAGTAGAATCATCCagcttaggaaaagaaaagaccaacaAGTCTGAAGAGATGATGCCATTAGGAATAGGTGCTATTCCCCATTTACAGCTTTACTAATTAGCAGGCCCTAAAGGCTACCCTAAGGCCATCAGCGGAATCAGGCATGGATGAGGACTTTGTCAAAATCTTGACCCCTTTTAGGCTGCTCCCCTAAGGAAAACACTCTTATTCATCCATCTTGAGCACAGGAAGGAAGAAGTCTTCGGAGTTGACCAGCCACTTACtcttaaacaaataattaatgGAGAGTATACTTTCACAGGTGGCCAGGAGGACACACACATGGCCCGACCTAAGGTGGGCTGGGCTGTTTACAAGATGATCACACCAGTTCCAGAAGTTCTGCCATGATGGCAGGGGTTAAAAGGAGACATGCAAGAAAGTGTGCTGATCACCAGGCTCAAATTGAAATCTAGGTACAAAGTCCCAATATGACACTGGCTTCTCTCCTTGCTGCTCTGGTGGGGTAAGAGGGTGAGGCTTTAGAGAGCCCACAGTGAACTTGAAAACCTGGTTACTGCTTAAATGTGAGGTGCCAGATGGTTAAAAGGGAGCTAAAGAAAACTGGCCAGTGGTGCAGTTCCACAACCAAGATACCTGAGGACAGAAGGCAGCAAGCTCCTCTTCGCTGTCGCTGTGGTTGTCCATTGCACGTTCTGGGTGTAGGGCTCTGCGGCGCACTATGTGGAAAGAGCAGAAGGCCTTGATGCCTTCCCTTAAGGGAACTCCCCACCCGCTTTGGACTTCAAAGGCATAAGATCATAACATAAGAGACCGAACCCCTCTGAATATGGCCCTAAGCCTACATAACAATGCCTGAGGGCAGGGTTGCTGAGCCTAAGTGGCAAGGTAAGCTGGTAACACaggagagaaaaatttcttccaacatccctccctccaccagccCCCCAACATTTTTTTCTGGTCATATGATCAACTACCAGGCTTGTCAACAACTCCCAGGATCAGCTAGGGGCAGACCGGATGTCAATGTGGAAAGTGGACACTATCATAGAGAGGGCAAAGGGAGATGGCCCCACCTTGGTTAAATCAGACTCTTAAGGACTGATACTATTCAACCGGCTGCCCCAGGGGAGGCTGGGCCTTAGTGACCAATGCAGGACTCTTTGCAGGCCATGGCTTAAGCAAACACCCAACCCAATCAGAccacagaagagaggaaaaagttcCCACGAGTGTTATTCGTGTGTTGGAGGATCTTGGGCTAGTAAGCGTCTGGCTTCTGAGGCAGCGGTTTTGAATTCCCTTTGGAAGGCAGCTTTCAGTAGAGAAAGACGTCTGGCTTAACAGTCTAAAAGACctgctctgtcacttactggctgtgagcttcaatttcctcaactgGAAAAGGAAGACAATAGCCCCCTCTTCTCAAGGTTGTTGTAAGGGTTAAATAAGATGATGTATGCAAGCAGCCAGCACAGTGCTTGGACACATGGACAGTGCTTCATAAAAAGCAGCAAACACTAGGGATGTATCTTCACTGTCTTTTGTTCAACTTGGGAGAACTTTTCTCAGATTTGTTTAAAATGGGAGTGTCTAGAATTCCAAATGGGAAACTCTGGTAAGCCTGCATAGATTTCCTTGGAATAGAATATCACTTTTACCTACTACCTCCTACACACCAACCAGCCCCCTACTTCTCCCCCTTTCAAGGACCTACCCATTTTGTCAGACCTACAggcttctcattctcttccccaAATTGCCCAAGTGGAAGGAAGCCTCCCCTTGACACTtacattgtctctctctctgcttggaCATCATGTAGCCACGGACACTGAAATCCAGCCGCTGCAGAGCTGGCTTCAGTCGTACATACGCTCGATCCCACAGTCGGTGGTACACAGCCAGGGGCCACATCATGACAGTGACAACTGAGGAATGGGAATAGTGGCAAATTGGAAAAGGGGCTGCAGGAAACAATCCTAACTGTCCCTCTACTATTATGTCCTTAGGGCCTGGACACTTAGTGAGGAACAGTTCTGTTTCATTCTGCTGGTCATCTTCACTAATCTCCCCTACTACCTGAGGGGGTTTTGGAGGGCAGAGACTTCTACAGCCACCTACAGGGATGTGCACAGCAGAGTGTGCTGCTGATATACTGAGGGAAGAAGCAGCAGTGTAGTACCTTGCATATGGGTGTCACTGAGCCATATACAAGGCCAAACGGTAACAATGCCTCAGAAACCACACAACAAATCATGTGAGTTTCTGATACATAATGGCCACAGCCATAACTACTCAGTACTTCCAGCCCCAAGCAAGCAGAGTTTATGCCAAGAGGACCTAACTAACTTTACAAAACTAGGCTCCAGGGTGAAAGAAAGTGATCCAGGGTACACAGAACCCAGTAGAGGATCCTCTAAGAGTTATGTTCTTGTTATACAACACACTAACTCTAAGTTCCCTCCGTAAATAGGGACAGACAGCCCTTTATGGTGGGAATACAATATATGTTAGTGGACCCTCATCAGTTTCTAAAGCTGACACTATAAGAAAAGGACTGTATAAGTGGAGAGCCTGCTACACGtaagaagaaagatattttcaagaTACTAAACaagtcatgaaaatataaaaaggtcATTTCCTAGAGAATTGAAATATAAAAGTCCTCTCCCTAGACCCAGAGTTAGCTGTGGCTGGAAAAGCTACAAGTAGGGTAAACTCATCGAAGAACTTATATACCATACTTACGCATTAAGTAGGACAGCAGGAGCCCAGGGATGTAGCGGCCCAAGACGGCCAAAAAGGTCAATATCCCACAGCTTAGCAAGCAGAACTGGGGGAGTCAGGAAATAGTATTAAGTTTCTGCTACATGGCAGGGGACTAGGGTAGGGACAGAGGGTAAGATGGAGATGTGATTGAAATGATTCTTTATGACCTATGAGTAAAGCATGGACATGTCAGAATGACAAATGTACCTAGCCACTGTCACATCCAGTGGTGACTCTGGTAGGAAAAGGTGGATGTCCACTTCTATTCAAACTCCTTTtacatggccaagcccagaggGCTGCACCTTTCATGCTGGGAAATTGGTTTGAATAGGACTTAGCCAAAAATTCTCTCTGAAAgcaagtggtggtggtggttttttttagtcaaagtaaaaaaataataaaaaaccccAACAACCTATCACATATTTAATATGACACAGAATGCACACAAGCAAGCTTTCTttcccatgctggggcaggaAGATGGCCTAATCTAAGTGGCAAGCACTCAAAGGAGGGGTCCTCAAGCGCTTGCCTTAGTCCTAGTGGCTGGTCAGAAGCCCCTTCCTACAACTTCCCTTTGTCTCTACAAACATCATGGTCTTTCCTTTCCTGAATGAGGATATGTAATAAAAGGGCTGTTTCAGTTTAGCATAAACTTAACTGAGAAGCcagaaatgaaagtgagaaaGGGAAGATTCTTACCTTGCCCgggttttgctttttgaaaagcaaaagattCCTTATGAAAATGGTCCCACTAACCCAGACTTCAGCTATGTGGTGGCAGAGCTCGGGCACGCTGAGCAACTGAGGGTGCACAAAGCCCCAGCtaagggagagagaagtgggagctGTGAAAGGAGGGTGTTGAGGGTCCCCCCCATCTTGCTACGCAGGCAGTCAATCGTTCTGGGTTCCAACAGGGTCTGGGGAGTGGCTTGGCCTAGGTGCTCTGGAGGTGAAGCATGACTTTCTTCTTGGCTCACCAGGTTGAAACTTGAATTTAGCGACTAGGAGGGCAAACTTGTTCTGACAACTCCACCCTATATGCAAGCAGCCCCATCCACGTGTGTAAACCTGCCACCAGCTCTAAGGCCCTTTGTGCTTAGAAACATCTTCCGTGCACTCAGACCATTGCAATTCACTGTGATTGCAATCCACGGATGAAAGTAGTCTGACACCACTGCTGCTGAGAGGGAGGCAACAGTGGATGTGCCcctcagagaaaaaataaataaaacaaaaccaaaataaaccacAGCAGAGAAAATTCCTTGGATCAAACATATGGGATGAATGAACCgagaaatgaaagcaggagcTGTGACACACAAGAAGAATCTTTGGCTTGCTGCTGCCAGGAACCAATGTGTTTTCTGACCAGGAACTTTAAATAGCCAGAGGTCACAGAAAACACTAAATGACCTGGTATAAAAGCCAGGAGACAAAGGAAGTAACTTGCCTCTAAGTTTTCACACTAGGGCTGAATAAGGCAGCTAATTCCCTGGCATGTCAGGTTATGGGGCACTGTAATGCTTCTTTTTCATAAACTTCTCTTGTAAATATCAGAGGACACTAGCCATCTCAACACACTGCTGCCTGAACTTTAGGATTTGTTAAAATGATTATTTGGAACTGACTAGGTTCTCGGCTTATGCTTTGTGTCCAGAACATGGGGTTAACAACATGTAACCAGAATATTACAACAAGAGAATCAATCAGAGCAACAAAAAGGGATTTAATTAGTGTTCCATACCTCTCATTGTCTAATGCGTCGGCTCTTGGCACtacaatattaaaacaaacaccaGCATTAGTTGGTAGGGAAAACTAAACATGAAAATGTTAGGCTGTTGGTCTGACAGCTCAAGTTTTAATAGgcttggggaaaagaaaacataatagcCAATAAAAAGGAGACGCCATGTTATACTGCCAGAGTTAGGGAACTGCAGACAAGGGAATGATGGCTGTTGCCTGCTCATTTTTCCAGCAGAGGTTGGGGGAAGGATCCAAATGGAGCATTAGGGTCCCTTCTAATTACTACAACTGAGAGCCAAGGTGCACACAAAAAATGGTCCATCCCACCCCTGAAGTGTGTCTGAGTTGCACCTACACATCAATATGTACCAGGTTACCAAGGCATGTCATAACTACACAACCCTAGAAATCTGCctattctctttaaaaagagaCCCATTAACTACAAGGAATGATGAAAGTCTTTTGATATTCACTAGCCATAAGACAGGTGTATGAACTACATgattccttcaagtctttgcaaAATAGGATGGGAATGTATTTAAAATCTGTATACTCTGATTTGAATATCCTGCCAACACTTCAaaattaacatgtccaaaacgTACATCAATTTTCCTTGCTCTCACTCCCCACCCAAACCGACGCCTGTGCCTGACATTGCCTGTATCTCCTAACTGTAATGCCATCTCTTACTCTCCTAGCTTTGAAATCCCAGAGTTGGCCTTTATCCCTTACTCTTCTAACCCCCTACATATCAGTCTTGAAGTGTCTTCCTTCTCCACAGCCCTCTAGGCCATCCATCATTTGTTTCCACCAACACCTCTCTAACTACTTCTCACACAGATACTGCCCTGGGCTCCTGTCAGGtctccccctttcctctttttctccttccttgtcatctgtaaaatgctatcaaattaatcttttttaaagatttttttttcctttttctccccaaagccccccggtacatagttgtatattcttcattgtgggtccttctagttgtggcatgtgggatgctgcctcagcgtggtttgatgagcagtgccatatccgcacccaggatttgaaccaacgaaacactgggccacctgcagtggagcgtgcaaacttaaccactcagccatggggccagcccctatcaaaTTAATCTTTAATATCATCTCAGCGTGTAGCTCTAATAAATAATCTTCAATGACCACCCATCACCTACAGTTTAAAGTCTAAATTTCTAAGCCTAACTTTAAAGCCTTATAAAATCTAATCCCAA
Encoded here:
- the RETREG3 gene encoding reticulophagy regulator 3; this encodes MAEAEGVAAAPGPSSGPPFRGRRAMSGSWERDQQVEAAQRVLVEVLGPYEPLLSRVQAALVWERPARSALWCLGLNAAFWFFALTSLRLVFLLAFSSMIVVCIDQWKNKIWPEIKVPRADALDNESWGFVHPQLLSVPELCHHIAEVWVSGTIFIRNLLLFKKQNPGKFCLLSCGILTFLAVLGRYIPGLLLSYLMLVTVMMWPLAVYHRLWDRAYVRLKPALQRLDFSVRGYMMSKQRERQLRRRALHPERAMDNHSDSEEELAAFCPQLDDSTVARELAITDSEHSDAEVSCTDNGTFNLSRGQTPLTEGSEDLDGHSDPEESFARDLPDFPSINVDPAGLDDEDDTSIGMPSLMYRSPPGAEEPQVPLASREEAALPELLLGALPAGSNLTSNLANLVSQGMIQLALAGASQPGPSGPPPRRATRGLLQAPSSDLDTDAEGDDFELLDQSELNQLDPASSRSH